From the genome of Devriesea agamarum, one region includes:
- a CDS encoding DUF3027 domain-containing protein — translation MASQTVTPTAGNGAETQPRTKSSSRGTSRSRAGSSSRGRGSSTPKLDAICAQSVEVAQRALLEVTEPGQVGEHQRVETAGERLATHVFECTMPGYRGWIWVVTVARAPRAKTATVCETALLPGEDALLAPAWEPWASRLRPEDVGADDTLPYIENDPRLDQGYEQVDGDASDEHHDVDAGQINEFGLGRVRVLSREGRDEAAQRWNNGEFGPRDTSARRRRGTVTDHCSSCGFLVLLAGSFRQAFGVCANEWSPADGRVVSLGYGCGSHSETGEDDSPREENADHALDELELEYTTLADEKGVEGGNELTDQRTEKADERSERPDEGAEQSDEPIDRPDEGAEQSDEPVDRPDEGAEQSDEPVDRPDEGAEQSGEPVERADDVPAQTDEGAK, via the coding sequence ATGGCCTCACAGACCGTCACACCTACTGCCGGTAACGGCGCAGAGACCCAGCCGCGCACCAAGTCGTCGTCACGTGGCACATCCAGGTCACGGGCTGGCTCAAGCTCCCGCGGGCGGGGTAGTTCCACACCGAAATTGGATGCGATCTGCGCTCAGTCCGTTGAGGTGGCGCAGCGCGCGTTGCTTGAGGTGACCGAGCCCGGCCAGGTAGGGGAGCACCAGCGGGTTGAGACCGCAGGGGAGCGTCTCGCCACGCATGTCTTTGAGTGCACCATGCCGGGGTACCGGGGTTGGATCTGGGTGGTCACCGTGGCACGAGCCCCTCGGGCCAAAACTGCGACGGTGTGCGAGACGGCGCTGCTTCCCGGCGAGGACGCCTTGCTTGCCCCAGCCTGGGAGCCGTGGGCGAGCCGTCTACGACCGGAGGATGTAGGGGCTGATGACACCCTGCCGTATATCGAGAATGATCCGCGTCTGGATCAGGGGTACGAGCAGGTTGATGGTGACGCATCTGATGAACATCACGATGTTGATGCCGGACAAATTAATGAGTTTGGCCTGGGGCGAGTCCGGGTTCTCAGCCGTGAAGGCCGTGATGAGGCTGCTCAGCGGTGGAACAATGGCGAGTTTGGTCCGCGTGATACGTCGGCTCGCCGCCGTCGGGGGACGGTAACTGACCACTGCTCATCGTGTGGATTTTTGGTGTTGCTGGCTGGTTCGTTCCGCCAAGCCTTTGGGGTGTGCGCTAATGAGTGGTCCCCGGCTGACGGTCGCGTTGTCTCGCTCGGCTACGGGTGTGGATCGCACAGTGAGACCGGTGAGGATGACTCTCCGCGCGAGGAGAACGCTGATCACGCTCTTGACGAGCTTGAGCTGGAATACACCACTCTCGCCGACGAAAAGGGCGTTGAAGGCGGCAATGAGCTGACCGACCAGCGGACTGAAAAGGCCGATGAACGGTCCGAACGGCCTGACGAAGGCGCTGAACAGTCCGACGAACCTATTGATCGGCCTGACGAAGGCGCTGAGCAGTCTGATGAACCTGTTGATCGGCCTGACGAAGGCGCTGAGCAGTCTGATGAACCTGTTGATCGGCCTGACGAAGGCGCTGAACAGTCCGGCGAACCCGTTGAACGGGCTGACGACGTGCCGGCTCAGACCGATGAAGGGGCCAAATAG
- a CDS encoding cold-shock protein produces MPRGKVKFYDAEKGFGFINDEDGGSVYLPSSALPAGQSTLRPGTRVEYDVAQGRRGAQALSVRLLEAAPSIVRAKRKSAEEMAVLVEDLIKLLDGASNGLRRGRYPERRNAAKIATVLRAVADDFEA; encoded by the coding sequence GTGCCACGCGGCAAGGTGAAGTTCTACGACGCCGAGAAGGGCTTCGGTTTCATCAACGATGAAGACGGCGGGAGTGTGTATCTCCCGTCATCAGCGCTGCCCGCCGGGCAGAGCACCCTGCGACCGGGAACACGCGTCGAATATGACGTAGCTCAGGGTCGTCGCGGTGCTCAAGCGCTGTCCGTGCGCCTTCTCGAAGCAGCGCCTTCGATTGTGCGCGCCAAGCGCAAGAGCGCTGAAGAGATGGCTGTCCTGGTAGAGGACCTCATCAAGCTTCTGGATGGGGCATCCAACGGGTTGCGGCGTGGACGCTATCCCGAACGGCGCAATGCGGCGAAGATCGCGACGGTTTTGCGCGCGGTTGCCGACGATTTCGAGGCGTGA
- a CDS encoding MarP family serine protease, with amino-acid sequence MVDVAIIVVILIYVVVGWRRGFLLTLASALGALVGLAAGLYLAMPVASTVGPVIGADNTTRVVLALIVIVLLVVAVEAVGSVLGSLVLSSLRRVPTGSKSRAALGSLDRFAGSMLGGLLVLTLVWVAIGPLRESPWPRVSQAVSDSRVLAALDGVMPASARPGMRSLAEIIGPSRLPTLSMPLDAETVAEPAHLDTGLARDSAARWRDSVVRVWGQGRSCSVGQSGSGVVIGTGQVLTAAHVVAGLDEVEIEQRSGKVLSGQVVAFDPDADAAIVSVPDLHAPVRTVRGVAKPGEQLVMHGFPGGGAYQAQTVRVREQLTARGTDIYDRGSVIRRLYALEGDVRRGDSGGPLLSPRGDVVGLIVARSVDKPGIGYALTDADLSGVLATAKRQTGPVSTGPCRR; translated from the coding sequence GTGGTTGACGTCGCCATCATCGTAGTGATCCTGATCTATGTTGTGGTCGGCTGGCGGCGGGGATTTCTACTGACTTTGGCTTCAGCACTAGGGGCCTTGGTGGGTCTAGCCGCGGGCCTTTACCTGGCTATGCCGGTCGCATCCACGGTAGGACCTGTGATCGGAGCAGATAACACTACGCGGGTGGTCCTCGCGTTAATCGTGATTGTGCTGCTCGTCGTCGCCGTTGAAGCCGTGGGTAGTGTCCTAGGGAGCCTGGTGTTAAGTAGCCTGCGCCGGGTGCCGACCGGCTCCAAGTCGCGCGCGGCGCTGGGCAGCCTCGATCGCTTCGCGGGCTCTATGCTCGGGGGACTGCTGGTGCTGACGTTGGTGTGGGTGGCCATCGGTCCGCTACGTGAAAGCCCCTGGCCGCGGGTGTCTCAAGCCGTGTCGGACTCCCGGGTGCTGGCTGCTTTAGACGGTGTGATGCCGGCATCCGCCCGTCCAGGGATGCGTTCTCTGGCGGAAATCATCGGGCCATCTCGGCTCCCGACGCTCAGCATGCCGCTCGATGCCGAAACTGTTGCGGAGCCTGCCCATCTCGACACCGGTTTAGCGCGCGATTCGGCGGCCCGGTGGAGAGATTCTGTGGTCAGGGTTTGGGGCCAAGGTCGGTCATGTTCCGTTGGCCAAAGCGGGTCGGGCGTCGTCATCGGGACCGGACAAGTTCTGACGGCAGCGCACGTTGTGGCGGGGCTAGATGAGGTCGAGATTGAGCAGCGCAGTGGCAAGGTGCTCTCCGGTCAGGTGGTGGCCTTCGACCCTGATGCGGACGCCGCCATCGTGTCGGTGCCCGATCTTCATGCCCCCGTGCGGACCGTACGCGGGGTGGCAAAGCCCGGAGAGCAACTGGTCATGCATGGATTCCCTGGCGGGGGCGCTTACCAGGCGCAGACCGTTCGGGTTCGTGAACAACTGACCGCCCGCGGCACGGATATTTACGACCGAGGATCGGTGATTCGGCGTCTTTACGCTCTGGAAGGTGATGTGCGACGAGGGGACTCCGGCGGTCCGCTTCTGTCCCCTCGCGGTGACGTGGTGGGCCTCATCGTGGCGCGTTCCGTCGATAAACCGGGCATTGGATATGCCCTGACCGATGCCGATCTCAGCGGAGTGCTCGCCACAGCTAAGCGCCAGACTGGGCCCGTGTCGACCGGACCATGCCGGCGCTGA
- a CDS encoding NUDIX hydrolase: MSHDEPELPAPVARLLDSTSSPGTDPSFNGASSAVLVLLAGSTTQDLSVLLTERAHHLRSQPGQIALPGGMREPGDFGPSDTALREAREEVGLDPETVRVVRVSAPVSMQVRSVQVIPVIGWSASRPSLSISAAEVAAAQWIRLTGQGGLSDPACRATGLLSKRQVGPVFHAVGSPDYFIWGLTAKILDAVLSAAGLAAPWPTQRRIPVPAQRARSGTDNLRVAHTSVSHTDGLSDEVTGRRACG; the protein is encoded by the coding sequence ATGAGCCACGATGAACCCGAGTTACCGGCACCGGTGGCTCGGCTGCTGGATTCCACCTCTAGCCCGGGAACTGACCCAAGCTTCAACGGGGCTTCGAGCGCGGTCTTGGTGCTGCTTGCTGGATCCACCACCCAGGATCTGTCGGTTCTCCTGACCGAACGGGCGCACCACCTGCGATCCCAGCCCGGACAGATCGCCCTGCCTGGCGGCATGCGAGAACCAGGCGATTTTGGACCCTCCGACACGGCACTGAGGGAAGCTCGGGAAGAAGTCGGTCTCGATCCTGAGACGGTTCGAGTGGTGAGGGTCAGCGCACCGGTGAGTATGCAAGTGCGCTCAGTGCAGGTGATTCCCGTCATTGGTTGGTCGGCTTCCCGTCCGTCTCTGAGCATCAGCGCAGCAGAAGTCGCTGCCGCTCAATGGATCCGGCTCACAGGCCAGGGTGGACTATCAGACCCGGCTTGCCGGGCCACTGGATTACTGTCAAAGCGCCAGGTCGGGCCCGTGTTTCACGCAGTTGGCAGCCCGGACTATTTCATATGGGGCCTGACCGCCAAAATTCTCGATGCGGTGTTGAGCGCCGCCGGCCTCGCAGCGCCGTGGCCCACTCAGCGCAGGATTCCGGTTCCTGCTCAGCGCGCGCGATCCGGTACCGATAATCTGCGGGTAGCGCATACGTCCGTATCGCACACCGACGGTCTATCAGATGAGGTCACAGGAAGGAGGGCATGTGGTTGA
- a CDS encoding endonuclease III domain-containing protein: protein MTQIRNNAECPVARPAPRQTIPSLHDVDDRLATAYPDAQCALHHRNAFELLVATVLSAQTTDARVNTVTPELFSRWPDAAALASAEVADVEAVIAPLGMAHTKSARLVRLGHDVLTQHGGSVPDDQVALEALPGVGRKTAHVVRGNVFGASLLTVDTHVGRLSRRLGWSSHDNPRQVEDDVVARPGASHINFTMLSHRLIAHGRACCTARAPHCGACVLADLCPRIGVVSTNRVAGRTTP, encoded by the coding sequence ACGTAACAATGCGGAGTGTCCGGTTGCTCGGCCCGCGCCTCGACAGACGATTCCTTCACTTCACGACGTGGACGACCGTCTTGCCACTGCATATCCGGATGCGCAATGCGCCCTGCACCACCGCAACGCCTTTGAACTGCTCGTGGCGACGGTGCTGTCAGCCCAAACTACCGACGCCCGGGTCAACACCGTGACGCCAGAGCTGTTTTCCCGCTGGCCAGACGCCGCGGCGCTCGCCTCAGCCGAGGTCGCAGATGTTGAAGCGGTGATCGCACCGCTGGGAATGGCCCACACTAAATCGGCGCGCCTGGTCAGACTTGGGCATGACGTACTCACGCAACACGGCGGCAGTGTGCCAGATGATCAGGTGGCACTTGAAGCATTACCGGGGGTGGGGCGTAAAACTGCGCACGTGGTGCGAGGAAACGTATTTGGTGCCTCGCTCCTCACCGTTGATACCCACGTCGGGCGCCTGTCGCGGCGCCTGGGATGGAGCAGCCACGATAATCCGCGCCAGGTGGAAGACGACGTGGTTGCGCGACCCGGGGCATCCCACATCAACTTCACTATGCTCTCGCACCGGCTCATCGCCCATGGCCGAGCATGCTGCACAGCGCGGGCCCCTCACTGCGGTGCATGCGTCCTCGCGGATCTGTGCCCCCGCATCGGCGTGGTCTCAACAAACCGGGTAGCTGGTCGGACTACGCCATGA